Sequence from the Clostridium saccharobutylicum DSM 13864 genome:
CTTGGAATTAATAGTGCTATTATCATTAAAACTATTCCTATTGTTATAGCTTCTTTTTTTCGCTTCTTTCTTAAATTAGCTCCAATTAGTGGATGATTTTCTGTATCTGCAGGAGCATATTTATATAACAATATATTTACTATTGTAAAGATAATAAAAACTGTAAAATTGTTAAATTTTAAATAATAACTTAAGTAAGATCCAAGTACAAATATACTTAGTGAAACTAATGTACATATAAGGCTATTTTTTGCATGAAGCCCAAATGCATTTCTTCTTATACTTGCAAAAATTAATGACATAAATATAGATTCTTTTAATAAATTAAATCCTGCTGCTACGGTAAATATTACAATAAACTTTGATATATTAATAAGCAATATTTCAAGACCTAATTTCATTTTTTGTAGTTCTAATCCTTCTTTGTGCAAATAAGAATTTATATTATTTGTAATGATTTCAGCTATTTTTTCCATAAGACTTATTTGAACTTTAGTTTTATTCTTCATATCCATCACCCAAATATATTTTAACACTTATTAGTAAAATATTTCGTATACATAATATATTTTATAAAATGGAATACTAAATGAATTGTATTTTTATTTTAAAGTAATAAATGTGCATATTTTTGTAATTAATGATTTTTTTTAATAATTAAAATATATATAGAAATTATAATTATAATGCAAAGAATAATTAAACTCATAATAGCTCCATATATTATTGGAGGCATTGGAAAAATCATCGCAGCTGCTAAAATTACAAAAAGAAGCATTAAAACTACTAATAAGGTTTCTCTCATGCTAATATATACCTCCTACTCTATTTTTTATTAGTACATATGAAAGAAAATAATAAATCAATACTATCATTTAAGCTATCATATTAACTTATTATTTTCTATAATGTACCTGAATTTCTCTTGGCATTGTCTAATTCTAGACTGCTACAGATTCATGAACCTCTTTTTCATTATTAAAATTGGCTTGATATAACTTGAAGTATTGACCTTTTCTTTTTAACAACTCCATATGAGAACCATAGTCTAATATTTCTCCATTGTCTAAAACAATAATCATATCTGAATCTATAATTGTAGATAATCTATGTGCTATGACTATTCTTGTACAGCCAATATTTTTGAAATAATCTGATACTTGCTTTTCATTAATATAGTCCAAAGAGCTTGTAGCTTCATCTAATATTAATATTTTGGGTTCATTTAAAATAGCTCTAGCAAGAACTATTCTCTGCCTTTGACCCCCAGATAAGTTCATTCCCATTTCAGAAATTATAGTGTGGTAACCCATTGGCATACTTTCAATTTCTTCTGCAATTTGAGTTATTTCACATGCCTTTTTTATTTTATCCATATCTATATCATTCCTGCCCATGGATATATTCTCATATATAGATTTATTAAACAAAGAAACATCCTGTGGCACAATACCTAATTGTCTTCTTAAATATTTCTTATCCAACTTATTTAATGGAATCTTATCAAATAGAATATCTCCTCCTGTTGGCGAATAAAGGCCCACTAAAAGTTTTGCTAAAGTGCTCTTTCCTGAACCGGATTTGCCAACGATGGCAACTTTTTGTCCCCTTTCAATATTTAAACTTACATTTTTAATAACCTTCTCAGATTTAGATGAATATGCAAACGAAACATTTTCCAATTTAAGATCACCAGTAATATCTTTTTTTATAAGTGACTTTGAATCATCTTCTTTTTCTGTATTTATTATATCTCCCAGTCTTTCTAAATACACACTGCTGTTAACAAAACTGGTCCAAGTGTTAAACACTGAATGAGCTAGTGAAAAAAATGTACTACTTAAAGAATAAAATGCCATTACTTGACCAATAGTTACATAACCTTTTATGTATATAGATATACTTACACATAAAATAATTACTGGAGATACAACTTGAATAAATGAAATCAATGTATTTACATAATTATTTACTCTTTCTTTAGTATTATATTTGCTTAAATAAGAACCATACTTTTTACTCCAATTTTCAAAAATATCATCTTCTATTGCAGACATTTTAATCCCAAGAATAGAAAAGATTGATTCTACTTGTACACCTTGAACTTTGCTTT
This genomic interval carries:
- a CDS encoding accessory gene regulator B family protein, translated to MKNKTKVQISLMEKIAEIITNNINSYLHKEGLELQKMKLGLEILLINISKFIVIFTVAAGFNLLKESIFMSLIFASIRRNAFGLHAKNSLICTLVSLSIFVLGSYLSYYLKFNNFTVFIIFTIVNILLYKYAPADTENHPLIGANLRKKRKKEAITIGIVLMIIALLIPSNVIKTLMSLSAISAVIVILPITYSLMKRGYRNYEKYEREFI
- a CDS encoding peptidase domain-containing ABC transporter, translating into MKVKTKRKVPYIEPLQQTECGVCCIGMILRYYKSYQTMQELREHLDVGRDGSTLLQLKQLMDKLNFDTKVYKSSAEGLKDIKLPAILFWDNNHFVVLEKISEKYAVILDPGYGRRKISFKELKETYSQYALSGQPNEKFMPKKKGKSIWFDFIPIISSKKSLYIKIAIFSIISYFLTLGMPIFIQNLLDSVMLKKDINYVRDSTIFLGLFCVVYVLFNYIKNTNLIKLKVHIDKNVNSTVFGHLLRVPYKFFDIRNKSDVLFSANSCFVIRETFANQMINGLIDCGAVLFISYYMYKQSVLLALIAFLIFGVNLVLVALTQPMMFEFSKYLLSEQSKVQGVQVESIFSILGIKMSAIEDDIFENWSKKYGSYLSKYNTKERVNNYVNTLISFIQVVSPVIILCVSISIYIKGYVTIGQVMAFYSLSSTFFSLAHSVFNTWTSFVNSSVYLERLGDIINTEKEDDSKSLIKKDITGDLKLENVSFAYSSKSEKVIKNVSLNIERGQKVAIVGKSGSGKSTLAKLLVGLYSPTGGDILFDKIPLNKLDKKYLRRQLGIVPQDVSLFNKSIYENISMGRNDIDMDKIKKACEITQIAEEIESMPMGYHTIISEMGMNLSGGQRQRIVLARAILNEPKILILDEATSSLDYINEKQVSDYFKNIGCTRIVIAHRLSTIIDSDMIIVLDNGEILDYGSHMELLKRKGQYFKLYQANFNNEKEVHESVAV